The DNA region atatataataatgcttaatttgaatttgtttaatttgttaggtaaaaaaaattggttaatttggatatatgtgagattaaatggatatttgggtcagatCGTGATTGACTCGTCCATAAActttaaacgattaaaaataaaaggagtgtgtgaaagtgtgattgatattggtgaaatattaaattatctaatattaatgttgtttttttaatactttattttaaatgaattttaaaatattaatttcatttatttatatttattataaacataaaaaacaaagaaaaaaaagttaatattaaaaagttatatttctttcctaattaatataACTCACCCTTaacatgtatataaattatagatatttaactttttatattattaattatttaaatatttttatttttatttttaaaatatataataaatacttattattttaatataataaaattaatatatatataatcaacttcaagaattaataaattttataaataaaaatttaattaaaatatattaaaataataagtatctattaaatattttaaaacacaaataaaatataactatttgaatttgaatagttaataatataaaaatttaaaattatatttatttaaaataaaatattaaaaaatcaaaaataaaaattcgtttatatatatatatatatatatatatatatataatcaaccttaaaattaataaaatttaaatacaaaattttaattgaaatatattaaaataataaatatttattagatattttaaaaaataaataatatatatttatatatatatttacattggttacaaaatctaacttataaaatatatatacatacacaaaattataaaattatttaaaacattttacatGGTTGAGCGGTTAAAATATTTACGTTACATACTTAATATTAGGATTTGAATCcctttaaaagtaattattatatgtgaatGTGAATTTGACCTGAAGAATAACATATAATAGTGGTGGATGAACTAGAAACGAGATTGACGGTCGACTTTAATAAACAAACGTTGGTGAGATATGATCATGCCGAAATGTGTAATTGAATGATTCGTCCATTGAAGGAATGTCAAGCTTGAGTAACACAAATATTGGTGATAAAACTCAATGACTCGTATCCACACAGGGTGAGTCAGGGCCTAAGATCACGCAGATATTGTAATCGAATgtatatatgatgagagaaaaaatatataaaaatataaagacaaaattttattagcattcttttaaaaaaaaaaaatttttttagttaagaaaaatttgataaaatatgttatatataaaaataaataaatatgtaacattataccattattaaatattaaaaaagtaattagaagagaaatatttttatttagaataatatatatttatatatataaatattatatattagaaaaaaatgaaaagataaattatgatgagttacaaaataaaaaatacattggttacaaaatctaacttaaaaaatatatatgcatacataaaattgtaaaattatttcaaatgtcTTACTTAGTCATTCATAGTAGGGTTTGAATCactttaaaagtaattattatttgtgGGTGTGAATTTgacttatattataaaatataataatggtgGATAAAGCAGAAATTAGATTGTCGACTTGAGTAAACAAACATTGGTGAGATAACTTATGGGTTCGTCCACGGAGGGTGAGTTTAGGCTTATGATCATGTCGAAAGGTGTAATTGAATGGTTCGTCCATAGAGAGAATGCCGACTTGAGTAACACAAGCATTGTTGATAAAACCCAATGATTCGTTTCCATAGATGGTGAGTTAGGGCCTAAGATAATGCCGAAAGTTGTCATCAAATGTATatgatgagaaaaaaaaatataaactaataaagacaattttatttagcattttttttaaaattttatgattttagttaagaaacatatgataaaatatgtaatattatataattattaaatatttaaaattaattagaagagaaatatttttaattagaataatatatatatatatatatatattagaaaaaaatgaaaagaaaaattatgatgagatagaaaataaaaaatacattggttataaaatataacttacaaaatatatatacatacacatagTTATTCAAACATCATACTTGGTCTAGTCGTTAAAATATTCACGTTTCATACTTAAGACTATGGTTCAAATCtctttaaaagtaattattatatgtgtgTGTGAATTTGACTTGAATGATAGCATATAATAGTGAGGGATTAAGAAAAAGAGAGATTGTCGGCTTGAGTAaacaaacattggtgagaaaacgACTTGAGTAAACAAACATTGGTGAGATAATCTAAGGGTTCGTTCACGAAGGGAATGTCGAATTAAGTAACACAAACACTAGTGAGAAAACCGAAACTCCAACAACACAACTAAGTGCTATTCCAAATGTCAAATCTAAGTCAGATGTAACCTGAGAATATGCAATTCTACTCGAGCATATGGGCAAGAGATCAATTCATTGCACATTTTGTGAAAAACTAATTACAGTGGAGGAATTTCACGATTTAAGCAACACTTAATGGGAATAAAAGGAGATGTTACGaaataaaaacaagtttcaTGTGAAGTGTGTGAAAACTTATAGGCATAAATTTTGAGAATTTCAAAAGTTATAAAGAAGTCGGTAAATTTAGAGAGTTTTGATAGTGAAAAAGTTACAATGCTAATGCCATCTTTAAATAAAAGAGGTTTTTCCAAAGTTTTTCAAACATGGTATTTTTGATCATTCTCAACCAATTATTAAAGATGTATTGCAAAGTAAAGAAAGATGGCATGACACTGATTTAGCTTGGGAAATATGGTTTTATGATCCTGAAATTTCATTGAATGTGTTGAACtcttcttattttcaaataccGATTAATGTGGTCATGGATATACACATCCAACATATCATGCTTTGTGTATTAGATTTGTATAGAGATGTAAAAAATCAGTGGAGTTGATTGTTGAGGATTATAGAAAATGTTGGAAGGACACGGGATGCACAATTATGATAGATGGTTGGACGGATGATAGACAAAGGTCTTTGATAAATTCTTTAGTCTTTTGTCCTAAGGGTATTACATTTATCAAGTATGTTGATGCATCGGGTTTCATCTAAGATACTTCAATATTGTGCAACTTGTTTTCTGAGATTATTGAGTGGACGAGTGTTGACAATATTGTTCAACGTGTGACTGATAATGGAGCTAACAATTAGGCAATTGGTAAATTGTTgagtgaaaaatatataatcaatttttgGTCTCCATGTGCTGCACAttgcataaatttaatttttaaggaCATTTGTGAGATGATTTAATGAAAATGATAGTTAATTTGGGGTATAAGATTACTATCTTTGTGTACAATCACAAATCGACTTTGAATTGGTTGAGGCAACGTCCCAGTTGGAATGAGATTGTTAGACCTAATGCTACACACTTTGCTACTACTTTTATGGCACTTCAAAGTTTAAATGACCACGTGAAAGACTTGGAAGTTTTGATCGTATCTCAAGTTTACTCAAAGTAGAAGTGAAACACATTGTATTGGATTACAAGTTTTGGATCAATGTTGCGATTGTTGTGAAATTGATGGCTTCTATTGATGCTTCTAATGAGAATTTATGACATTGATGATAATCCTGCAATGAGATATGTCTATGAAGGAATGCGTAGAGCACATAAAGTAATGAAGGATATATTTTTGAACAAAAAGAGACTTTTTTACAAGCCTTATACTGATATCATCAAGGCTAGATGGAGATGTATATTTTGTCAACCTATTCACATTCTAACATATCAATTGAATCCCACCTTTCAATATTATTAGGACACTTATTGCAATAAACATGTTATTATTCAAGCTCTAGTTGATTTTGTAACCCTGCAAAAGAGGATATACAAGATAGATGGAAAATGTAATTTCATGAAGTTGAACACTTTTAAATAGTAGATTACCATCTTTTGCACATGAAATGACATTGGATATGTCGAAGTCTATAAGTCCGGGTACTaacaaattttgtatataattcatgaatttgatataaatagaaatcattttaatttttatatttatctattatgGGTAATtggatatcatttttaatagaTGCGTGATGTAAGTCATTTGAAGGAAGTACCCTAACTTTGCAAAAGTTCGTAATTAGATTTCTCAATCAAACAACATCTTCATCGGGATTTGAGCGTAATTGGAGCACATTTGATTGAGTTAATTCAAAAAAGAGAAACAAACTAGAACATGAAAGACTTAATGACTTGGTATATATTCATTACAACTTGCGTTTGTAGAATAGGTATAAATGCATTATCAAAAGTTAATGACTTGATGAATATCTTATGTTTActaaataatgatttaaattgTAGGTGCAAGCGTGCATGACACTCATATGATCATATTGATTATGAATCCATTAATAAGACCAAATTTTGGATCATTGAACAAGAACCAGAAGTAGATATTggtataaatgaattaaaaacaaTGCTAGAGGAAGCAACCACTTGTACTAAAGAACAAGATAAAAATGTGGGAGTAAACTCGCTTCTCGTTACAAGTTTGTAATATTTCTcgtattgtgaatttgtgatattGAGATGTTCTTCAATGTAAAGTATTAACTTActaatattgttaaatattgtataaatataatatttcggTACTTTATATTGCTGGAACGGTTTGGGAGAATAAAGATTGACTAACACAACCATTGCTATGAGAAGAACCGtataatttgaatattcaaTATTGTGGTTGGTAGCTTTAATGTTTGataatgttgttgttgttaatgttattgacttattataaatatatttgttgtgCTTATTGTTTTGATTGTACGGAATTAtggatattttaaatgattgttGTTTTGATTGTAGGGAATTATGGATATTTGGTGTGATGTTATTTTGATTGTAGAGAATTATGgatatttgttattttgattgtagagaattgtaaatattttgtataatattaatttaattggtaaattattgagtttaattagcatttatttgattatttttcatatgcctaaatgattatatataaaatttatgtactaatatatatatatatatatttatttatttaaaataaaaataaaattcggtCTAACCAGTGGTTTAACCGGTTGGACCGGTATCGAAGCATGCCCAAAACACCAGATTGATGACCGAAACAATTTACATAacaataactaatatatttaaattgaaaatgggACAACGAACTAAATATGTAGCCCGTAAACACACAtaatcatttaactaggcgTAGAACGTGCCGcttgacgggctcgaacctaggACTATGGGGTGagaatatccacctcttattgtcgttaggctagaagatgagataaaaaaatatgaccACAAAGGGGTTAAGCACATaactcgcaaacacacttaatcatttaatcagGTACATAACTTGTCGCCTGACGGGTTCGAACCTAAGACCTCTTAAGGAGGCTGAGGATATTCACGTATTGTTACtactaggctagaagagagaagagaggaTAAAAATATGACactttaatatgtttaattttaattctttccataaaattttatatttatgggCTACATGTTTAATTCGCTGTCCATTTTTTTctccaaaaatatatttaaaataaaaatcgttCCAACTAATGGTTCAACCGATTGAACCGTCCAAAAATCCGAGTTAATGAACaaaacaattttcaaaataataattttttttatattaaattaatatagaatTGATTAAAATACATAATACAATGGGTctgtttaataattaaacaacaCACATTcactctatttttttaataatgatttaattttataaacataatatatatattgttaaaattaataatattttattaaataattaatacaaaatttaaatattatatattaaaataaaatacattatataaatattaaaataaaataaaatatattaacatattctatctttatttaattttataaatataatatatataattaaaattaaacatattaaattaaataattcaaataaatattataaattaaaataaaatatattacataaaagatttatacatcttattttattcttacaactttattttaattttatatattttacataatatattttttttaactattttttttttatctttacttaattttataaatatattatatttaattttattataagacatAACTTTTTAGGTGGTTATTAGGCGTTagacatattttaattttattataaaatttaatttatttttatacatataattttaatttttatataatgtatatttatttaaattatttatttttatttaattttataaatataatatattattaaaattaaaaatatagttgTAAAATAgattatgtaaatattaaaatatatttatctatagtttaattttatctatataactttatttaaaaatttatgtaatttatatttatttaaattatttaatttaatatgtctAATTTTAActacataaattataattataaaattaagtaaacataaaatatgtgtgttattttaatataatatttaaatttattttatttttaaaatttaaatattattaatttaattatatagataaaatataataatgtttatttgaaattttttaattattagaaaatgtaTAACTAAGAAAATGCGAATAAAGGATAGGTAAATAGAAAATGGTTCTACATGCACTAAGGGCATTAGTAACATAAtccttaaaatgtgttttatctctattatgaagataaataatataaaagttgtaaaaaaaatgttttatcaaattccttatccttataattttttagggatgATGAACAGTGAATCTTTATATTTAGGGATTACTGTAGCatccctaaataataaaataatatattttcactaGTGTATGGCTAACCATCCCACCATTTCTCTTTTCATTTCTAACAATCCCGCCATTGTTTTTCTCCGccattttttttccttttgttgCTATTTTTCCTAGATCTCTCCCATTTTTCTTAGATCAATAATCTATTTTCTCCCATTTCTATCATGGATATTTCTCCAATTATATGAATGGAGGGAGGAGTAGAAAATGAAGTGTATAATGAAACATTTTAATCTCAAACTAGTGGTGGTGATTATGATCAGTTTATGTTAACTTATGAGTTCAATGAGCTGCAGACTCAAGATCAATACAAAAAGGCTCGAAGTAAGAACTTCTCTCCAGAAGAGGACCTTCTATTGGTTTCTGCTTGGCTTAACACAAGTATTGATCCAATTCATGGAACGGATCAAACCAATAGTCAATACTGGAGCAAGGTAGGAGCATATTACAAGGAAGTCATAGAAAAAACTAAGTATGGGCAACGAACAAAAAAATCTCTCACAAATAGATGGAGCACAATCTAGCAAGCTGTAAACAAGTTTTGTGGCTATTATATCTTCATCATCgctttcatttaaaaaatcatttagaaaACTCTCGTCATTAGTCATTGTTAATAGTCTTTATGTGTGAATTTACCtgtaaagtataaaaaaatgtatattagtgacattaaaaatcaaatgtttCTACAATTGCTATGAAGTCATATAATTTGTGTTTTACAATTGCTTTCATTTTTACCACCAaatcatgtaaaaaaaataaagtttgaactattaaaataaatacaaaaatcaaTCCAACACACCTTAAAAACTTTTGGTACAAAtcagaattttcttttaaagtgAAAGTAGTCATTTCCTTATGAGAATgtgttcttatatatattttaggttcTTAGGGTGGTTGAgaagttatgaataaatatttaagggttataaataaattaagtagtTGAGGTGGTTGAGAAGttgattgttttaattaatatttaaatatatgtgaataagtaattaagtgGGTGAGGTAGTTGAAAAGTTAgttgtttattttaatgaatatttaaataatatatggataaggataaggaagctgatgtagaataatttatattttgattctctaaAATAGGGATATtgctattttatattatttttaaggatATAAGATAGGGAAGCTGGTACAAATGCCCTAATGCACTAatgtctaatattttattttatattaataataaaagacataccagagatttttttttttaggaaaaacaTACCAGATAACTTAcactataataataaaaaagtatttatattttgttaacatTATTGACAACTAATTGTATCATTAGTTtgatttaattcaataatatgacaaataaaataaaaattacttaccatgatttatattataattataaaagaccaTAAGAATTGAAAGACAATATTGAACAATCAttcattagaaaataaaaataaatttctagtcattcttattcttatattatagaaaaataataaatgttgaATTAAGTTGACACgtaattatgtatattaaaaaaatatgacttgcataaaaaaaattaaaaaaatgtagaaCTAAAAAGAGAAACTAAATTTTATGTCTTTTTCGGCCGAGTAAATCCTCATTCAAGTGACCATCTCTAATATTATTGGTATTTTTAACAACCTAATtaagacattaaaatattaaataataataaatgaaaattatttgataaaaaattgaaaaattaccTCTTCAACAATATTGTCTAAAGTTTATATTTctcattcataaaaaataatttaatatataaaacacattCGAActtgtatataaaaataatatagagacatttaaaatatatttatgtgttgagtaattaatgattaataaagaaagttataaacttttcatattttaatcattttacaATAAGCtcaaaacaaaagataaatGAAATTTCAAAGTAGAAAACAATTTAGTAGTCACCCGTAGACAACAAAACTAAATAGAAAACTAAAAGCATAATACTGGAAGCTCAAAGAAGAAGACATCAACGCGCGATTTACCATTTTTGCTGATCCAAAAAAAGGACAGCATCATCTCCATCTCTCACCATATGCTCAAAGCAGAAGACTGCCACAACATTAACAAGGATCTCCATAATCAATGAACTTCTCTCTAATCGAACCCGAGTTAAAAATAATGTGTAGTTAATTCTAACCGGAGCCCCGAAACCCGCAAAATTTACAAAAGAACCcgacattattaaaaataatttatagttaagcattattatatatgtatagatatatttttaaaatatacatatatgaaacattataaattaaaataataaatatttattatattttatgaatttttgtttatttatatatataaataattaataattgtaatactatatagaaaaaaaatgctTTATTAATTCTCACCATATTTAAGCATTCGCATTTGACTAAGTCTTTTGACTTTGACTCAAAGTCCATGGATGAACTTTGCGATCTTCAAGAATGCATTTAAACATTCTATTAGACATGACACTTATATTTGCTTTACTCCGGGAAGaagatttttataataattatttattttaaagggattagaaccctagttttcaatatgaaatgttaacactttaactcTCATCTTCAAtaatgaaatgttaacactttaaccgctaaACTACTTatgacttaaaataatttttatgattcttaaaataatttttataattttttataattttgtgtatgtatatatttattttatatgttaaattttgaataactatatatatattatataattttttcatactcataaaataaatataataaaaataattatattacttatactaatattaaatacaaatatttctattaatatcttattttttttcaatatattatataaatttattaataaaaatatatttttttattttttccttatatatatatattattctaattaaaaatatttcttatctaatttattttttaatatataataattatataatgctacatatttatttaattatttaattttatatatacatatttatatcatatttttctcatttatttaaaatgttaaatatattttatttatttatatatatatatatatatatatatatatatatttttcaatataaaataattatataatgttacatatttatttatttaattttatatataaatatttatatcatatttttctcaattaattttttttaaaatgttaaatatttatttatttatatatatatatttttaatatatagtaattatataatgttacatatttatttatttatttatttattaatatatatatattatattttcctaattaatttatttttaaaaaaaaattaaatatattttttatatatattcttatttttaatttatatgtatataatattatgatatgttaaagcttttatttatataaatataataagagaataaaatattatataaaattaatgttgataaatttttttttctttcgttattatataatcttttattttataaaaattatttataaaataatatcaaataaataaataaatatatatatatatatatttcttttttctaatatatatatatagttgaaagagataaatatatatatatatatatatatatatatatatatatatatatatatttaataggagaaaaaagaattaaaatagataaatttggAAAGCATGTGACACGTGAATATTATAGAAgcatggttatatatataaatatatatatatatatatatttttaatatatagtatttatataatgttacatatttatttatttatttatttattagtatatatatattatattttcctaattaatttattttaaaaaaaaaattaaatatatttttttatatatattcttatttttaatttatatgtatataatattatgatatgttaaagcttttatttatataaatataataagagaataaaatattatataaaattaatgttgataaattttttttttctttcgttattatataatcttttattttataaaaattatttataaaataatatcaaataaataaataaatatatatatatatatatatatatttcttttttctaatatatatatatatagttgaaggagataaatatatatatatatatatatatatatttaataggagaaaaaagaattaaaatagataaatttggAAAGCATGTGACACGTGAATATTATAGAAgcatggttatatatataaatatatatataaatatatatatatatatatatatatatatttttaatatatagtaattatataatgttacatatatatatatttatttatttatatatattatattttcctaattaatttcttttaaaaaaaattaaatataattttttatattttatatatatattcttatttttaatttatatgtatataatattatgatatgttaagtttttatttatataaatataataagagaataaaatattatataaaattaataatgataaaaaatatatatttttttaatattatataattttttattttataaaaattatttataaaataatattaaaaataaatatatatatagttaaaagagaaaaatatatacctatattagaaaagagaaatatatatatatatatatatatatataatatataatatataatatataataggagaaacaaaaataattaaaatagataaatttggAAAGTATGTGACACGTGAATATTACGTGAATATTGTAGAagcatttttatatatataaatatatattaattttacaatATGTGAAACACATcttacattaataatataatcagAGAAACCCTTAGAATATTTCTCAAAAACCCTAGTATCGAATCGATTCATTGTTTGTTCAAAAATCCATGGCGATCATATCTGAAATGGAAGAAGAACATCAGCAGACGTCGTCGGGAAAGCCTTTCAGTGCGTCCCTCGATCCATCGAGACCGCTGGACTTCCTCGAGAAAGTTTTTGATTTCGTCTCTCGTGAGTCTGATCTATTCAAGAGCGATTCCGTTGTTAATGACGTTAATGCGTTGGTTCGAATGGTGAAGGAGAAGGCAGATTCCGAGGGCaggaagaggagagagaaagaaaaggcGAAGGCTGAGGAAAATATAAGGGCTGAGAAACGCGCCAAGGAGGATGCGGTGGCTGCGAGCGTCGTTGGAACCAAATCAACTGCTGAGGTTGAAAATATATCTGATACCAAGGAAGACGAGAAAAAGGGTCCCCGAGGTATTTAGATTATGACTGTTTTGCATTGAAAAGACTggatttttttgattaattttgttttcttccaATACCAGCTCCCAATAAGGGAAATGGCCTCGATATGGAGAACTATTCATGGGTTCAAAGCTTGCAAGAGGTAACCATTAATATTCCAGTGCCTCTGGGAACCAAATCAAGGTTTATTGTGTGTGAGATAAAGAAGAACCATTTTAAAGTTGGGCTTAAGGGCCAACCTCCAGTTCTTGATGTAAGTTGTggatattttttctttcagtAAACTTGTTTGCAACAACTATCACTACCTGGGTTCATTACTTTATTCTAATAGTctgataaaaattaatatatatttgttgtcTTTGCTTTTAAACAGGGTGAGCTGTTTCAATCTGTGAAAGTTGATGATTGTTTCTGGAGTTTAGGTATAAAACATTCCTTCTGTTTCCTAATTAAAtcgaattacatttttttttgtcaaatatcTCATATATGGATGTGGAACAATATTGAGATAATTTGGAAACTGAACTTAGTTATATAGGTTCAGAAATTTATTTGCGGTTTCTTATATGAAAATAGAAAGTGTTTTCAACTAGGCCCATTATTGCCTCATTTGGGTACACTTATATATGAAtatgtttccaaaaataaattttggaatGTATCTTtgactaaatttagtttcaaaCTAGTATGTAACTGGAAACGGATCCtgatacaaaaacaacaataaGGGATTCCAAAATCACATCTCAATAGTCTGAGTGAAACAGTGAACAAGATGGGCTTATTGTGATGTTAATAGTTGTGATATATTCAACTGTCATTATTTGTCTCAACTGTCAATTGATGAATAATGCACTTTCAAGATGTTTCTGTTTTGACAAATTATGCGTTTTGTATTTATAATGTAGAGGACCAAAAAACAGTATCAGTGCTTCTAACAAAACAAGACCAAATGTCATGGTGGAAATATTTGGTGAAAGGTGAGCCGGAAATAGatactcaaaaggtagaacctGAATCAAGCAAGCTTTCAGATCTAGATCCTGAAACACGAACAACAGTAGAGAAAATGATGGTAACCATATCCATTGTTAATTGTACTTGACTGaatgttttaaatattgttgCTTGGATTGGATGATAGTAACTGCTGTTGATGTTTGTTGTTGTAATTGGCAGTTTGATCAGAGACAGAAGTCAATGGGTCTTCCAAGCAGTGATGAGATGCAGAAACAAGA from Impatiens glandulifera chromosome 5, dImpGla2.1, whole genome shotgun sequence includes:
- the LOC124938283 gene encoding protein BOBBER 1-like gives rise to the protein MAIISEMEEEHQQTSSGKPFSASLDPSRPLDFLEKVFDFVSRESDLFKSDSVVNDVNALVRMVKEKADSEGRKRREKEKAKAEENIRAEKRAKEDAVAASVVGTKSTAEVENISDTKEDEKKGPRAPNKGNGLDMENYSWVQSLQEVTINIPVPLGTKSRFIVCEIKKNHFKVGLKGQPPVLDGELFQSVKVDDCFWSLEDQKTVSVLLTKQDQMSWWKYLVKGEPEIDTQKVEPESSKLSDLDPETRTTVEKMMFDQRQKSMGLPSSDEMQKQDILKKFMKEHPEMDFSRAKIN